TGCAACAACTCTTAATTTGGAAGTGAAGCGTGAAATAATTACGGTGGCACGTGCAACAACGCCTTACTTCGGAGATGTGGCGAAAAAGGGGGTTGTCGAGGGCTGGCCCCCAGCCCGACGGTTCGCCAGCAGCGTTCCCACCAGGTGATCGACGGCCGTTTCCGCCGCCGCGATCGATGCGCTTAATCGATCGTCGCCGAACTCGTCATATTCGATCGCAACGGTATCGCTGTCGTTGAGCCCGATATAGGCCAGCGGCACCTTCAGGCCCGCTTCGACGAGGTTCATCGCGGCAAGCCGGCCGCCTTCGCCATAGCCGAAATCACCGCGCGCGGTGAGGATGACCAGCCGCTTGCCGGGCGGCAGCATCGGCCAATAGGGTTCGCCGGCGCGTGCCCGATCGAAGCCGAAGGTCATACCGACGCGCACGATATTGTCGATCCACGCCTTGAGCTGCGCCGGCAGCCCGAAATTATACATCGGCGCGCCGATGACGACGAGATCGGCGGCAATGAGTTCCGCCGTCAGCCGGTCGCTCTGCGCCAGCACCGCCCTTTGGCCTGCGTCGCGCCGGGCCGGCGGACAGAAGGCGGCGGCGATCCAGTCTCCGCTGACCGGATCGGGCGGTGCGCCGCCGACATCGCGATAGGTGACGACATCCAGCGGCCGGGATTCGGACCAGCGGCGGATGAAGCGCCGGCTCAGCCGCCGTGTGTGCGAGCCATGGCGGTCCTGCCCGGACAGGCCGGGCCGCGCGCTGGCGTCGATATGGAGAAGGCGGAATGGATTGGGTGTCTCGGGATTCATGACGTAATTCGATTCATCTGTTATGGATGTCGCTCATTGGATTACCGGCACCGGGAGGCGCGTGACGAACGCGAATTGCTCAGCTGATGAATGAACTGACCTCATCCATGTTGCGTCATCGGCGGTTGCCGCCGCTCGCGGCGCTGCGCGCCTTCGAGGCGGCTGCGCGGCATCTCAGCTTCCGCAAGGCGGCCGAGGAGCTGGCGGTGACGCCGACGGCGATCAGCCACCAGATCCGCCTTTTGGAGGAGGTGCTGGGCATGGCGCTGTTCGTGCGTCAGGTGCGGCGCGTCGGGCTGACCGAGGCCGGGCGCCGGCTCTATCCGACCTTGCGCGACGGCTTCGATGCCTTTGCGCAGGCGATCGCGGACCTGTCGCCGCAGCGCCGGCGCAAGGCGGTGACGCTGACCGCGACGACATTGTTCACCGCGCGCCGCCTGCTGCCGGCGCTCGATTCATTTCGGTCGGATCATCCGCAATTCGATTTGCGCCTGCACGCGTCGGACGAACTGGTCGATCTGGCTTCGGGGGTTGCCGATATTGCCGTTCGTTATGGAGCGGGGCCGTTCAACGGGCTGGTGGCGGAGCCGCTGCTGTCCGAATGTTTCGGGATCCTGTGCAGTCCGGGCCTACAGCTCTCCAGCCCGGAGGATTTGAAACGCGCCACGCTGTTGCATGTGGAATGGAGCCGGCCGGATCTGGCGCCCGACTGGCGGCGCTGGGCGAAATTGGCCGGTATGGCGGACCTCGCGGTCGAGAAAGGGCCTCGCTTCAACCATGACGGGCATGTGCTGCAGGCGGCGGTCGCCGGGCATGGGGTGGCTATCTCCAGCCTGGTGCTCGCGGCGCCGGAGATCGATGCCGGCCTGCTGGTCCATCCCTTCGGGCCGGTGATCGAAGGCGAGACCTATCATGTCGTGGCCACGCCGGAGAATATCGCCTGCGCGGATGTACAGGCGGTGCGCGACTGGTTGAAGGCGACGGTTGAAGTGCGGTGAGCGGGGGACAAATGCGATCGGCCTTGTCGTTCACCCGGACGACGATCAGGTTGTGGACGTCATGACTTTCTGAACGATCCGCCACGTTCCATCAGCCTTCAGGCATGACAGGATGTCGGTGAAATGACGTGAATGTATCCGCAATCTCAGTTTCAGGAATGCGAGATCGCTTTCGACATCGATCAATATGATCCGGTCGTCGCGCTCCATACCCGATTGCTTTGGCGCGGTCAGCGTACGGACGGTCGCCAGCCATGCCGCGATAGGTGTCACGCTCACCTTGCCATCGTCGCCGACCTTTGTGACGGCGCTCGATGGATGGAATACCGACGCGAATTTGTCGGCGTCCATTTCGTAGGCGGCATCGAAATAGGTTTGCGCCAGCGCGCGCAGGGCATGATCGTCGGTATTCATTGTGCCAGTCTCCGCTGCTCGGCCTGCGCGACCTCGCTTCTCGCGGACCCTAGCGAGGCGGGATTTATGAGACTAGGCACGTAACCTGGCAAAGGATGATGAGTCGAATTCATAGATCATGAAAAACGACCTGAGCGATCTCGCGACGTTTGCCGTGGTGGCCAGCGAACGAAGCTTTACCCGGGCGGCGGCAAAGCTGGGTGTGTCGCAGTCCGCGCTGAGTCATACGATCAGGAAGCTTGAGCAGCGGCTCGGGTTGCAGCTTCTGGCGCGGACGACCAGGAGCGTCGCGCCGACCGCCGCGGGGGCCGCCCTGCTGCAGGATTTGTCGCCGGGGCTGGAGCAAATCGCGCATGCGCTGGACAAGGCCCGAAGCATTCGGCGGCAGCCCGCGGGACGCCTTCGGATCGTCATGTCACGATCGGCCGCGGTGATGGTCCTGCTGCCGAAGCTTGCGGCATTCGCCGAGGCCTATCCAGACATCATTCTCGACGTGGTGACCGTAACCGGCCCGGTCGACCTTGTCGCAGGCGAGTTCGATGCCGGGATTCAGCTTGGCGAGTATATCCAGAAGGACATGATCGCGATGCCGGTCACGCGGGATTTGCGATTGACGGTGGTGGGATCGCCGCATTATTTCGTGTCACGACGCATCCCGCAAAAACCAAGGGACCTGAGCGACCATCGCTGCATAACGCTGCGCCTGCCCAGCGGTCCCTATCGATGGGAGTTCGAGCAGGGGCGAAAGTCGGTCACGGTCAATGTGAATGGCCCGCTGATCATCGACGACACTCATCTGGTGATTCAGGCGGCACTCGCCGGAGCCGGTCTCGGGCTCGCTTATGAAGACCAGGTCGCGGACTATATTGCGAAGGGTCAGCTCGTTCGCGTGCTTGAGGACTGGACGCCGCCGATCGCGGGTTTCTTCATCTATTATCCCAGCCGCCGGCATCAGCCCGCCGCGCTGTCCGCGCTGGTGAATTCGCTGCGGCTTTCCTGACCGGGGCCGATCGTGCCGCCGCGGCGAGAGCGACAATGGCGGCCGTCGCTTGGCCGTCGCTCGCGTGGTTCGGCGATCCATTCCGCATCAGCGATCTGTCGAACGCGGATGAGGTTCAGGGGGCAAGTATCGCCGAAACTTCCCCCGTTACCGGAAGAGAAAGAGGATCAGCTTACGTCCCGCCAGGATGGGATATATTGCAGAGCAAGGACCGGCACTTTCACGGGCGAATGAAAATTGAACGCGTTCGCGACGGCTGGGGTCGGGATCAGATGTTTCGCGTTCATCGATACCAGATACTGCGCCGGTGATCCGCCGCTGATCCCGATGAACGACAAATCCGACAATGCCGTACCCATCGGTATTGAGTTCGTGAGGTAATCGCTTGTCACAATCCCGTTCCAATCCCGGAAAACACTGTTAAATGTTCCGGGATCGGGGATCCAGTGCAGCTGGCCCCACATAACCAGGTAAATGGATGAGGCGGTACTCTTCACTATTCGCATGCCGTCATATTGTTTCCAGTCCACCGCGTCGGTCAACGTCGCCTGCGCCACCTTTGCGCTGACTTTCTTGATATCGCTACTCATATCCAAACCTTTCGGTAAGTTTCCGGATCAAGCCAACTCATGGACGTTCTCATAATGGCTAACGCACAACTATGATGGTGCATTGCCAATTATTGATCGATAGACTTATTTCGTCGGATCAGTGACAAGTTTTCGAACCATTTTGAACTTTGTTATCGGAGGTAAGTAATCGTCGGATAGTCAGCGGACATCATGTTTGTGGTAATTTGCGGAACGTCATCGAACCACCGGGCGGGGTTTCGCGAATGTCGGTCTTGTATGACATGGCGACAAGCGCGAAGAAGCGCCGGAGACTGGCCCGTCGGGCGGCAGCGAACAGGAGATATCCGATGTGGTCGGGAAAACTGGTTGTCATTCTGGGGGCGTCCGTTCTGGGGGCATCCGTTCTGGGGGCGTCATCGCCGCTCGCGGCTGCCGATACGGTCGCGACGTCCGACGGTGGCCCGAGCCACGGACAATATCGCCTTCCCTATGAGGACGGCACGACGGTGAAGGTGTTCGACGATTTCGTGACACACCGGCCGGTCGGCCGGGTCGATCTCTTCGCTGTCGCGGGCGCGAAGCCGTATAAGGTGCTGGCCGCCGCGGACGGCGTGGTGAAGGCGATCCAGGACGGATTTTCCGAACAATTGTCCGGCCGCGCCGCGAAGGATTGCCACAATAATTATGTGTGGATCGCTCATGCCGATGGCGAATGGTCCAATTATTCGCATGTCGCGCATGGTTCGGTGGCCGCTGCCGGCTTGCGCGTCGGCGATCGGGTCAAGGCCGGGCAGGTCATCGGGGTCGAGGGAGCGGTGGGATGCGCGATGCTCGACCATGTTCATTTCGAGATCGCGGTTCCGTCATCGGTCGATCCGATCGACGCCAATGGCTTCCTGACCGACAATGACGGCGGCAAGCGGGAACGCAATCCGCGTTTTTGCGGGCTCGGCGATCATCCCGCGGTCAAGGACCAGACCTATACCGCCCGTCCGTGTGATTGACCTGCGCGAGTCGCGAATGGTCGATAAGGGCAATCAAGCAACGGTGCGAACGGCGGCATGTGGCACAAGCCGTTGCTTCACAGGCGCGGCGTATGTGGTTCACCGCGCCGAGCCACGAATGACGTACTCCCAAATCGCGGCCCGCCTATTCCGGCGCGTGGCAGACCGCCTCGACATTGATGCCGTCGGGATCGAGCACGAAAGCGCCATAATAGGTCGGATGATAATGCGCGCGGATCCCGGGCGGACCGTTGTCGCGTCCGCCGGCAGCCAGGGCCGCCTGATAGAATGCGTCGACCTCGGCACGCGAGGCGGCGGAGAGGGCGATGTGCAGGCCTTCGCCAAGCGGGCCGTCATTGCCCAGCCAGAATGATGGTTTGCCGTTCCGGCCATAGCCGATGCCATGATATCCGCCCGATTGCTCCGGCGTGACTTCCATGACCGGGACTATGCCCAACGCCGACAATGCTGCGTCGTAGAAACGCCTGGATGCTTCGAAATCCGCGGCTCTGATCCCCAAATGGTCAATCACGGCGCATGCTCCCTCACATAAATGGCTCTTTCGCATTCCCGGGTTGGCTTTCGCGACTACGGGGCGTCGCCGAAAACCAATGCGTGCCCCGGATCAGGGCTGCTGCCCGACGCGCAAGCGGTAGCTTCCAGTGCTGTGATCGCTGGTCGAGCCCGTCGCACGCACGATATAGTCGGCGCTTTCCTCCGGCGTGAAGCTGAGAAAAGCGTTCATCTTGCCGCCGCTATCGTCATCGCCGGCAAGGGGGTCGGTGCTCTGGCGATTGCCTGCAGGATAGACCTGCAGCAGCGGATCGAGATCGTCGCCCTCATGATCCATCGAGATCAGGACTTGCTTGCCGCCCTCGAAGTGGAACACATAATCATCGATACGGCGGCCGCGTATTTCGCCATCCGTCTCGGTCAATGCGCCGTTATAATGTTTGAAGACGATGGTGCTGGTCCCGACCGGGGTTGGCCGCAACGGCGCCGGCAACGGCGGAAGGTCGCGCACCTTCAGCACATAGCCGCCCTTATTGTCGCCGACGGAGGACACACGCACGCGATAGGTCCCGCTCTGCGCGGGCGCGAATTCGATATAGGCGTTGGTCCCGTCGCCGCTATCGTCGTCTTCGGCGATCTGTTCATCATTATCGTCGGCGAGGGAGAGGCGCATTTTGGGGTCGAAATCTTCGGACTCCGCGCTGAACGCGTAGCGCTTTCCCGCCTCCAAAGGCAGTGTGCGGACCTGATAGGGGTGATCGTCGTCCTTCGGGCTGTTGCTGTCCAGCTGTCCCGGAAGCTGCCGTTCATTCTTGCCGGCGGTCTGCGCCGACGCCGGCGTAGCGACCATCGCGATGGCCGCAGTCATGGCCGAAGCCAGCGCCAGCCATTTCATTTTCATCCGCGACGTTCCGGTCATAGCGTTTCCCATTCACTTTCGGTTCCCCGGCGCGGCTAGCGAGGTCCGGCGCATCTGACAATTCCGAAAACATGGCATGGATGGGCGAAGCATCGGGCAACTAAGGAGCCCGTGCGGTGCGCGATGAGCGTAGCCGGCATCACAGCGCCCGCTTTCGACCCGAGTAGGTTGAAAAAAGGCGCTCGGCCTGTGCCAGCCGTCAAGCACACGCTATCCGCTTCGCGCCACCAATACGGCTCCAGCCATGATCAGCAACGTGCCGCTCAGGCGCGCGGCGTTCGCAGTTTCGCCCAGGAAGACGGTTCCGATCAGGAAAGTGAACACGAAGCCGAGTCCCACGAAAGGATAGGCCAGCGACAGGTCTACCCTGGACAGCACCGCGATCCAGAATCCGGCCGAGAGGGCATAGACGGCGAGTCCACCAATAAGCGTGGGGGTCGTGATCAACGCGATCGCTCGCGCTTCAAACGCGCCATCCCCGCCGAGCGCGGCGCGCACGGCCGGCGCGCTGGCCCCGAGCTTCAGCAGAAACTGCGCCGTCGCACTCAGCACGACGCTGCCCAGGATAAGGACGAGATCAGTCGTTTTCATGAATAATGCTCCGACGCGGTGGTAGAATCGCACCGGATAAGAAGTGCTTAATTGAATAGTAAGTCGGGCGAGCTAGCACCTGCGACATGCAGTCCCCCGGCTCAGCGAAACTCCTCCAATCGAGGAATGGGCCCAGCCTGGAATGGCGAGCTCTCGGCCTGGCGCTGGCGCTTGCCGTGGCCGCCCGGGCTTCCGCGATGGTCGTGCTTGAGGAACCCCTACTCAGTGATTCGGCTGCCTATTTCGAGATGGCGCGAACGCTGCTGGCTCCAGGGCCGATGCGCGATACCTATGGCAACGCCGCCTTCTACAGCCCCGGCTATCCGTTCGCCATGGCGCTCGCCTTTGCAATTGGCGGGGTGAAACTCGGTGCAGCACTGGCGCTCAATCTGGCGCTCGGCGCGATATCCACCTTGCTTGTCTATCTGCTCGCACGGCGCGCAACGGCGGATGGCCTTGTCGCGCTGATCGCCGCGGCCTCCTATGCCGTGCTGATCCCCGCAGTGGCCGGGTCTGCGTTCCTGCTGCGCGAGAATCTTTCGG
This portion of the Sphingomonas sp. So64.6b genome encodes:
- a CDS encoding LysR substrate-binding domain-containing protein; translation: MKNDLSDLATFAVVASERSFTRAAAKLGVSQSALSHTIRKLEQRLGLQLLARTTRSVAPTAAGAALLQDLSPGLEQIAHALDKARSIRRQPAGRLRIVMSRSAAVMVLLPKLAAFAEAYPDIILDVVTVTGPVDLVAGEFDAGIQLGEYIQKDMIAMPVTRDLRLTVVGSPHYFVSRRIPQKPRDLSDHRCITLRLPSGPYRWEFEQGRKSVTVNVNGPLIIDDTHLVIQAALAGAGLGLAYEDQVADYIAKGQLVRVLEDWTPPIAGFFIYYPSRRHQPAALSALVNSLRLS
- a CDS encoding M23 family metallopeptidase translates to MWSGKLVVILGASVLGASVLGASSPLAAADTVATSDGGPSHGQYRLPYEDGTTVKVFDDFVTHRPVGRVDLFAVAGAKPYKVLAAADGVVKAIQDGFSEQLSGRAAKDCHNNYVWIAHADGEWSNYSHVAHGSVAAAGLRVGDRVKAGQVIGVEGAVGCAMLDHVHFEIAVPSSVDPIDANGFLTDNDGGKRERNPRFCGLGDHPAVKDQTYTARPCD
- the gcvA gene encoding transcriptional regulator GcvA, whose protein sequence is MNELTSSMLRHRRLPPLAALRAFEAAARHLSFRKAAEELAVTPTAISHQIRLLEEVLGMALFVRQVRRVGLTEAGRRLYPTLRDGFDAFAQAIADLSPQRRRKAVTLTATTLFTARRLLPALDSFRSDHPQFDLRLHASDELVDLASGVADIAVRYGAGPFNGLVAEPLLSECFGILCSPGLQLSSPEDLKRATLLHVEWSRPDLAPDWRRWAKLAGMADLAVEKGPRFNHDGHVLQAAVAGHGVAISSLVLAAPEIDAGLLVHPFGPVIEGETYHVVATPENIACADVQAVRDWLKATVEVR
- a CDS encoding VOC family protein, producing the protein MIDHLGIRAADFEASRRFYDAALSALGIVPVMEVTPEQSGGYHGIGYGRNGKPSFWLGNDGPLGEGLHIALSAASRAEVDAFYQAALAAGGRDNGPPGIRAHYHPTYYGAFVLDPDGINVEAVCHAPE
- a CDS encoding NAD(P)H-dependent oxidoreductase, with translation MNPETPNPFRLLHIDASARPGLSGQDRHGSHTRRLSRRFIRRWSESRPLDVVTYRDVGGAPPDPVSGDWIAAAFCPPARRDAGQRAVLAQSDRLTAELIAADLVVIGAPMYNFGLPAQLKAWIDNIVRVGMTFGFDRARAGEPYWPMLPPGKRLVILTARGDFGYGEGGRLAAMNLVEAGLKVPLAYIGLNDSDTVAIEYDEFGDDRLSASIAAAETAVDHLVGTLLANRRAGGQPSTTPFFATSPK
- a CDS encoding small multi-drug resistant family protein, with amino-acid sequence MKTTDLVLILGSVVLSATAQFLLKLGASAPAVRAALGGDGAFEARAIALITTPTLIGGLAVYALSAGFWIAVLSRVDLSLAYPFVGLGFVFTFLIGTVFLGETANAARLSGTLLIMAGAVLVARSG
- a CDS encoding PPC domain-containing protein, translating into MTAAIAMVATPASAQTAGKNERQLPGQLDSNSPKDDDHPYQVRTLPLEAGKRYAFSAESEDFDPKMRLSLADDNDEQIAEDDDSGDGTNAYIEFAPAQSGTYRVRVSSVGDNKGGYVLKVRDLPPLPAPLRPTPVGTSTIVFKHYNGALTETDGEIRGRRIDDYVFHFEGGKQVLISMDHEGDDLDPLLQVYPAGNRQSTDPLAGDDDSGGKMNAFLSFTPEESADYIVRATGSTSDHSTGSYRLRVGQQP
- a CDS encoding nuclear transport factor 2 family protein, with translation MNTDDHALRALAQTYFDAAYEMDADKFASVFHPSSAVTKVGDDGKVSVTPIAAWLATVRTLTAPKQSGMERDDRIILIDVESDLAFLKLRLRIHSRHFTDILSCLKADGTWRIVQKVMTSTT